From the genome of Triticum aestivum cultivar Chinese Spring chromosome 3B, IWGSC CS RefSeq v2.1, whole genome shotgun sequence, one region includes:
- the LOC123067123 gene encoding protein FLOWERINGUS T-like: protein MLRSRDPLIIGRIVGDVVDYFDASARLRVLYGNREVTVGSELRPSQVANQPTVRITGRAGSLYTLVMVDPDVPGPSDPSEREYLHWFVTDIPEGGDMGRGTEVVAYEKPQPAAGIHRLAFVVFRQAAQVDIYAPGWRSNFVTRDLAECYNLGVPVAAAYFNCQREGSCGGRRWQG, encoded by the exons ATGTTGAGGTCGAGGGATCCGCTAATCATcgggaggatcgttggtgacgtCGTTGACTACTTCGACGCGTCGGCGCGGCTGAGGGTGCTGTACGGCAACCGCGAGGTCACGGTTGGGTCGGAGCTGAGGCCGTCGCAGGTGGCGAACCAGCCCACGGTGCGCATCACAGGAAGGGCGGGATCACTCTACACGCTC GTGATGGTAGACCCTGATGTACCTGGACCAAGCGACCCTTCCGAACGGGAGTACCTCCATTG GTTTGTCACAGACATACCAGAAGGAGGTGACATGGGCCGTG GCACTGAGGTGGTGGCGTATGAGAAGCCGCAACCGGCGGCGGGGATCCACCGTTTGGCATTCGTGGTGTTCCGGCAGGCGGCGCAGGTGGACATCTACGCACCAGGGTGGCGCTCCAACTTCGTCACGAGGGACTTGGCCGAGTGCTACAACCTTGGCGTTCCGGTCGCCGCCGCCTACTTCAACTGCCAGAGGGAGGGCAgctgcggtggccggaggtggCAGGGGTGA